Below is a genomic region from Fusobacterium sp. DD2.
TCTAATAACTTATCTAATGCTTCTTTCATTTTTTCTGTATTCTTTTCTGCAAGTGCTTTTAAAAACTCAAATTCTAAATATGTATATTTATAATAAGAATCTCTTGGTGGATTTGCTAAATATATATTAGCTCTTTTTATGACATCTTCCCAATCTCCCTTTATTGCTAAAAGCATCGTTCTTGACAGAAAGCTATACGCACTTGATTTTATATATTTATCTTTTTTATATTCGTATGCTACAATATCTATATTTCTAACGATAAAATCTAATATCTCTCTATTATTAGACATTAACAGTCCCCAAAAATCTATTCTACTACCTCTTAAAAAGCCTCTAGTATCACTACTCATAAGTTGTAGTTTTCCATACACATACATATGTTTTTTAAAACTTTCAATATCTTTATCAAATAACAAACTATATGAAGCCTTATGTTCATAAAGAGCCCCATTAAAGTACATACACGCTAAAGGATTCCCTTCCTTTTTTTTAATTAAAGATAATCCGTAACTTTCACCTTCAATATAACTTTCCAAGTTACTTAATAAATGTTCTATTCTCTCTTCTCTTTTCTTTTTTCCTACCAACATATTCTATCTCCTTTACTGTTGTTTCCTACTTTTATTTTTTATTTTTATTGGAATAAATAAAATATCTTCTGTTTCTTTATTTACTCCTATTACTCCTGTTCTAATTTTTTTGTCTTTGATAGCACTTTCCAAAATATTTTTTTCTTCTTTAGGTAATTTATTTGCAACTGCCTTTATCCAATTTTCAGATAGTTGTCTTTGATCTTTAGCAGCATTTTCAGCAACTCTTATAGCTCCAGCTTCATAAGTTTTTGCTTTTCCTATTTGTTTACTATCTATTACCCACATTTCTCCTGTTTTTTTATTTAAAAATAAATGATCTATTCCATTGTTAGAACCATATTTTCCGTTAAGAATTACAAAATTAGAATTCTCTCTTAATATATCATTAACTATTTTTTCTATTTTTATACCTGTTGGATCTCCATTTTTTATAATATCATCTATTATAGAAGCATATTTTGAAGTATCATCTGTTAGTTTATATGCATTTTCTGTCACTAATTTAGCACCTAAATTATTCTTAGTTACATAAGTAGTATTTTCACTTGACATTGATATGATATTTTCGAAAGTATCTTCTTTTTTCAATAAATGTTTTTTACTATTATTAGCTGTTTTAGATACTACTTTTGAAACCTTATTATCAATATTTTTA
It encodes:
- a CDS encoding Imm49 family immunity protein; the encoded protein is MLVGKKKREERIEHLLSNLESYIEGESYGLSLIKKKEGNPLACMYFNGALYEHKASYSLLFDKDIESFKKHMYVYGKLQLMSSDTRGFLRGSRIDFWGLLMSNNREILDFIVRNIDIVAYEYKKDKYIKSSAYSFLSRTMLLAIKGDWEDVIKRANIYLANPPRDSYYKYTYLEFEFLKALAEKNTEKMKEALDKLLDIKVARKILNDMDVAFDFYLHIFVIMYAKIAMYHGYDLGIDSEIAPKELIDITPANEYPEPYDFMKKFDLKTITPEEWKDWIYEYYPDKKELLMDEEDGCFI